Proteins encoded together in one Pseudoxanthobacter soli DSM 19599 window:
- a CDS encoding penicillin-binding protein 1A, which yields MLRSIGYIFGIGIVLVLIAAGAIGLYVSHISASLPDYTALRRYEPPVMTRVHASNGSLVAEYSIERRLFLPIQTIPDLVKNAFLAAEDKTFYHHTGVDPVGIIRALITNYRNQGSGKRPIGASTITQQVAKNFFLTNEVSIERKLKELILSFRLEQAYSKDKILELYLNEIYLGRGSYGVAAAALDYFGKSVQELTVAQAAYLAALPKAPNNYNPFRYHDRAVERRNWVIDRMAEDGMITAAQATEAKAEPLDVMTRDAAPHMFAADYFAEEVRRKIAELYGEKRLYGGGLSVRTSLDPKMQEMARRVLNAGLTKFDVTRGSWLGPVTHVDFTPGEDWGSKIGDVPALYDVPEWRVAVVLSVGADEAEIGLQPARDGSGRLVTDRERGRILRKDVAWKRMKDGKGDKPTRPASKLSDMLQVGDVVYVEKVDGDVDGEWRLRQVPEVSGALVAMDPHTGRVLALVGGFSYAQSEFNRATQAWRQPGSSFKPFVYSAALDNGYTPATVVLDAPISFPDGNGGTWSPKNYGGKFAGPSTLRLGIERSRNLMTIRLANEIGMPLVSEYAKRFGIYDNLPPYLPMAIGAGETTVLRMTTAYAIIANGGKKVVPTLIDRIQDRFGNTIYKHDERICEGCSAEIWQDQDEPTLVDNAEQILDPMTAYQITSMMEGVVQRGTGTAVKVVGKPIAGKTGTTNDSKDAWFLGFSPDLVAGVFIGYDQPRDMGHGATGGVLAAPIFANFMKEALADKPAVAFRVPDGLTLVPIDRITGRRVSAGTGGAIIEAFKPGTAPGEGGFSFIDGMGGDSQPKRATAEQEKAVYSGTGGLY from the coding sequence ATCCTGCGTTCCATCGGATACATCTTCGGGATCGGCATCGTCCTCGTGCTCATCGCCGCGGGCGCGATTGGACTTTACGTTTCCCACATCTCCGCTTCGCTGCCCGACTACACCGCGCTGCGCCGCTACGAGCCGCCGGTGATGACGCGCGTCCATGCCTCCAACGGCAGTCTCGTCGCTGAATATTCGATCGAGCGTCGCCTGTTCCTGCCGATCCAGACCATCCCGGACCTCGTGAAGAACGCGTTCCTCGCCGCCGAGGACAAGACGTTCTACCACCACACCGGCGTCGACCCGGTCGGCATCATCCGCGCGCTCATCACCAACTACCGCAACCAGGGCAGCGGCAAGCGCCCCATCGGCGCCTCGACCATCACCCAGCAGGTGGCGAAGAACTTCTTCCTGACCAACGAGGTCAGCATTGAGCGCAAGCTGAAGGAGCTGATCCTGTCCTTCCGGCTGGAACAGGCCTATTCGAAGGACAAGATCCTCGAGCTCTACCTGAACGAGATCTATCTCGGCCGCGGTTCGTACGGCGTCGCCGCCGCCGCGCTCGATTATTTCGGCAAGTCGGTGCAGGAGCTGACCGTCGCCCAGGCGGCCTATCTCGCCGCGCTGCCGAAGGCGCCGAACAACTACAATCCGTTCCGCTATCACGACCGGGCCGTCGAACGCCGCAACTGGGTGATCGACCGCATGGCCGAGGACGGCATGATCACCGCCGCCCAGGCGACCGAGGCCAAGGCCGAGCCGCTCGACGTGATGACCCGCGACGCGGCCCCGCACATGTTCGCCGCCGATTATTTCGCCGAGGAAGTGCGCCGCAAGATCGCGGAGCTCTATGGCGAGAAGCGGCTCTATGGCGGCGGCCTGTCGGTGCGCACCAGCCTCGATCCCAAGATGCAGGAAATGGCGCGCCGCGTGCTGAACGCCGGCCTGACGAAGTTCGACGTGACGCGCGGTTCGTGGCTCGGCCCGGTCACCCATGTCGACTTCACGCCGGGCGAGGACTGGGGCTCCAAGATCGGCGACGTTCCCGCGCTCTACGACGTTCCGGAGTGGCGCGTGGCCGTGGTGCTCTCGGTCGGTGCCGACGAAGCGGAGATCGGCCTGCAGCCCGCGCGCGACGGCTCCGGCCGGCTGGTGACCGATCGCGAGCGCGGACGCATCCTGCGCAAGGACGTCGCCTGGAAGCGCATGAAGGACGGCAAGGGCGACAAGCCGACCCGGCCCGCCTCGAAGCTCAGCGACATGCTGCAGGTCGGCGACGTCGTCTATGTCGAGAAGGTCGACGGCGACGTCGACGGCGAGTGGCGTCTGCGGCAGGTGCCGGAAGTGTCCGGCGCGCTCGTCGCGATGGACCCCCACACCGGCCGTGTGCTCGCCCTCGTCGGCGGCTTCTCCTACGCCCAGAGCGAGTTCAACCGCGCCACCCAGGCGTGGCGCCAGCCCGGCTCGTCGTTCAAGCCGTTCGTCTATTCGGCCGCGCTCGACAACGGCTACACGCCGGCGACCGTGGTGCTCGACGCCCCGATCTCGTTCCCCGACGGCAACGGCGGCACCTGGAGCCCGAAGAACTACGGCGGCAAGTTCGCCGGTCCCTCGACGCTCCGCCTCGGCATCGAGCGCTCGCGCAATCTGATGACGATCCGGCTCGCCAACGAAATCGGCATGCCGCTCGTCTCTGAATATGCCAAGCGCTTCGGCATCTACGACAACCTGCCGCCCTATCTGCCGATGGCCATCGGCGCGGGCGAGACCACCGTGCTGCGCATGACGACCGCCTACGCGATCATCGCGAACGGCGGCAAGAAGGTCGTGCCGACGCTGATCGACCGCATCCAGGACCGGTTCGGCAACACCATCTACAAGCACGACGAGCGCATCTGCGAAGGCTGCTCGGCGGAGATCTGGCAGGACCAGGACGAGCCGACGCTGGTCGACAACGCCGAGCAGATCCTCGACCCGATGACCGCCTACCAGATCACCTCGATGATGGAAGGCGTGGTGCAGCGCGGCACCGGCACGGCGGTGAAGGTCGTCGGCAAGCCCATCGCGGGCAAGACCGGCACCACCAACGATTCCAAGGATGCCTGGTTCCTCGGTTTCTCGCCGGATCTCGTGGCCGGCGTGTTCATCGGCTACGACCAGCCGCGCGACATGGGCCATGGCGCCACCGGCGGCGTTCTCGCCGCGCCGATCTTCGCGAACTTCATGAAGGAAGCCCTCGCCGACAAGCCGGCGGTCGCCTTCCGCGTGCCGGACGGCCTGACGCTGGTCCCGATCGACCGCATCACCGGCCGCCGCGTGTCGGCCGGCACGGGCGGCGCGATCATCGAGGCGTTCAAGCCGGGCACCGCGCCGGGCGAGGGCGGGTTCTCGTTCATCGACGGCATGGGCGGCGATTCCCAGCCGAAGCGGGCGACCGCCGAGCAGGAGAAGGCCGTCTATTCCGGAACCGGCGGCCTCTACTGA
- a CDS encoding N-acetylmuramoyl-L-alanine amidase gives MRGVFIAASRLLAVVALAASLAPAACMIAAEAASAQDTAQAPDALQAQDAAQAQSTSGGGEVHAVGARIAGDGERTRLVLDLSAPVRLGAFPLADPARVVVDLPEMRFDLPAGTGEEGRGLIARWRYGLIAPGKSRIVIDTTGPVAIDKSFVLAPEDGQPARLVVDLVKTSEKAFAAAVARARAERPSSHAEGGGAPVVASAALPVIVLDPGHGGIDTGAISPSGVKEKDITLPFARRLKEKLDASGRFLVMLTRDDDTFLSLGRRVEIARGHAAALFISIHADSAPQDYVRGATVYTVSDRASDAEAAAVAALENKSDIIAGVDLPETSDIVTDILVDLARRETRNFSHRFSGELVADLGKATHLTVNPQRAAGFMVLRAHDVPSVLVELGYLTNAEDTADLTNPAWREKTTDAMVDAIDAFFAPQVARKPDAAGGG, from the coding sequence TTGCGCGGGGTTTTCATCGCCGCATCGAGGCTTCTGGCCGTCGTCGCGCTCGCGGCGTCGCTCGCACCCGCCGCCTGCATGATCGCGGCCGAGGCGGCGTCGGCGCAGGATACGGCACAGGCGCCGGATGCCCTGCAGGCTCAGGATGCCGCGCAGGCACAAAGCACATCGGGCGGGGGCGAGGTTCATGCCGTCGGTGCGCGCATCGCCGGTGATGGCGAGCGCACCCGCCTCGTGCTCGATCTCTCCGCGCCCGTGCGCCTCGGCGCCTTTCCCCTCGCCGATCCGGCTCGCGTGGTGGTCGACCTGCCGGAGATGCGGTTCGACCTGCCGGCGGGAACCGGCGAGGAGGGTCGCGGCCTGATCGCGCGCTGGCGCTACGGATTGATCGCGCCGGGCAAGTCGCGCATCGTGATCGACACCACGGGCCCCGTCGCGATCGACAAGTCCTTCGTGCTCGCACCAGAGGACGGGCAGCCGGCCCGCCTCGTGGTCGACCTCGTGAAGACCAGCGAGAAGGCCTTCGCCGCGGCGGTCGCCAGGGCACGGGCCGAGCGCCCCTCCAGCCACGCCGAAGGCGGCGGCGCGCCCGTCGTCGCTTCCGCTGCGCTGCCCGTCATCGTGCTCGATCCCGGCCATGGCGGCATCGATACCGGCGCGATCTCTCCCAGCGGCGTGAAGGAGAAGGACATCACGCTGCCCTTCGCCCGCCGCCTCAAGGAGAAGCTCGATGCTTCCGGGCGTTTCCTCGTGATGCTGACCCGGGACGACGACACGTTCCTGTCGCTCGGCAGGCGCGTGGAGATCGCCCGTGGACACGCGGCGGCGCTCTTCATCTCGATCCACGCCGATTCCGCCCCGCAGGATTATGTGCGCGGCGCGACCGTCTACACGGTGTCCGACCGCGCCTCGGATGCCGAGGCGGCGGCCGTCGCGGCGCTCGAGAACAAGTCGGACATCATCGCCGGCGTCGACCTGCCGGAGACGTCGGATATCGTCACCGACATCCTGGTCGATCTCGCCCGCCGCGAAACCCGCAACTTCTCCCACCGCTTTTCGGGCGAACTCGTCGCCGACCTCGGCAAGGCGACGCATCTCACGGTCAACCCCCAGCGCGCCGCCGGCTTCATGGTGCTGCGGGCGCACGACGTCCCCTCGGTACTCGTTGAACTCGGCTATCTGACCAACGCCGAGGATACGGCCGACCTGACGAACCCCGCGTGGCGGGAGAAGACGACCGACGCGATGGTCGATGCCATCGACGCCTTCTTCGCGCCACAGGTTGCGCGGAAACCGGATGCTGCCGGTGGTGGATGA
- the ntrC gene encoding nitrogen regulation protein NR(I) gives MSNGKILVADDDSAIRTVLNQALSRAGYEVRLTSNAATLWRWVAQGEGDLVITDVVMPDESAFDLLPRIKKIRPELPVVVMSAQNTFMTAIRASERGAYEYLPKPFDLKELISIVGRALAEPKARRNLMSAEDVGENMPLVGRSPAMQDIYRILARLMQTDLTVMIMGESGTGKELVARALHDYGKRRNGPFVAINMAAIPRDLIESELFGHEKGAFTGASSRNVGRFEQAEGGTLFLDEIGDMPMEAQTRLLRVLQQGEYTTVGGRTPIRTNVRIVAATNKDLRTLINQGLFREDLFFRLNVVPIRLPPLRERSEDIPDLVRHFFTQSEKEGLPSKQIETDALERLKHYRWPGNVRELENLVRRLTALYPQDVITANLIDSELEPPQPNQTSDVPSNDETLSAAVERHLTDYFSEFGDDLPPPGLYHRILKDVEYPLIGAALAATRGNQIKAAELLGVNRNTLRKKIRDLDIQVIRASR, from the coding sequence ATGTCGAACGGCAAGATCCTCGTCGCGGACGACGACTCCGCCATCAGGACCGTGCTCAACCAGGCGCTTTCCCGCGCCGGCTATGAAGTGCGGCTCACCTCCAACGCGGCCACGCTCTGGCGCTGGGTGGCACAGGGCGAGGGCGATCTCGTCATCACCGACGTGGTGATGCCGGACGAGAGCGCGTTCGACCTGCTGCCGCGCATCAAGAAGATCCGCCCGGAGCTTCCGGTCGTGGTCATGAGCGCGCAGAATACCTTCATGACCGCGATCCGTGCCTCGGAGCGCGGCGCCTATGAATATCTGCCCAAACCCTTCGATCTGAAGGAGTTGATCTCCATCGTCGGCCGTGCGCTCGCCGAGCCCAAGGCGCGCCGCAACCTGATGTCCGCGGAGGACGTGGGCGAGAACATGCCGCTCGTCGGCCGCTCGCCGGCGATGCAGGATATCTACCGCATCCTCGCCCGTCTGATGCAGACCGATCTCACGGTCATGATCATGGGCGAGAGCGGCACCGGCAAGGAACTGGTGGCCCGCGCGCTGCACGATTACGGCAAGCGCCGCAACGGCCCGTTCGTCGCCATCAACATGGCGGCGATCCCGCGCGACCTGATCGAGTCGGAGCTGTTCGGCCACGAGAAGGGCGCGTTTACCGGTGCCTCCAGCCGCAATGTCGGCCGGTTCGAACAGGCCGAGGGCGGCACGCTGTTCCTGGACGAGATCGGTGACATGCCGATGGAAGCCCAGACGCGGCTGCTGCGCGTGCTCCAGCAGGGCGAGTACACCACGGTCGGCGGCCGCACCCCAATCCGCACCAACGTCCGCATCGTCGCCGCCACCAACAAGGACCTGCGCACCCTGATCAACCAGGGTCTGTTCCGCGAGGATCTGTTCTTCCGCCTCAACGTGGTGCCGATCCGGCTGCCGCCGCTGCGCGAACGGTCGGAGGACATCCCCGATCTCGTCCGCCACTTCTTCACCCAGAGCGAGAAGGAGGGGCTTCCCTCCAAGCAGATCGAGACCGATGCCCTGGAGCGGCTGAAGCATTACCGCTGGCCCGGCAATGTGCGAGAGCTCGAAAATCTCGTCCGCCGCCTGACGGCGCTCTATCCGCAGGACGTGATCACCGCGAACCTGATCGATTCCGAGCTGGAGCCGCCGCAGCCGAACCAGACCAGCGATGTGCCCTCGAACGATGAGACCCTTTCGGCCGCGGTCGAGCGCCACCTCACGGACTATTTCTCCGAGTTCGGCGACGACCTGCCGCCGCCCGGCCTCTATCACCGCATCCTGAAGGACGTCGAATATCCGCTGATCGGCGCGGCGCTGGCCGCGACGCGGGGCAACCAGATCAAGGCGGCTGAACTCCTCGGGGTCAACCGCAACACACTGCGCAAGAAGATCCGCGATCTCGACATCCAGGTCATCCGCGCCTCGCGGTAG
- a CDS encoding two-component system sensor histidine kinase NtrB, which translates to MMKSKPAGGQKAGGIQKVGGKSLADDLGSALLDALPHPMVLVDHDGIIRVANDAAEEFFQASELVLSRHTIADVIPFGSPLVALIEQVRDRGAPVTEYKVDIGTPRIGIDRVVDIYASPLPERPGAVVVMLQERSMADKIDRQLTSRGAARTVTGLAAMLAHEIRNPLSGIRGAAQLLEPTVSEEDRALTQLITDEADRIKKLVDRMEVFSDERPIEREPVNIHVVLDHVKRIALSGFARNIRIVAEFDPSLPPVHANRDQLIQVFLNLLKNAAEAIGPDPDGEIVLSTAFRPGVRLSVPGSRQKVSLPLEFCVRDNGPGVPPDLLPHLFDPFVTTKPNGTGLGLALVAKIVGDHGGVIECESQPRRTVFRVLMPAFTATGGKPVAVNHGDTGG; encoded by the coding sequence ATGATGAAGTCGAAGCCGGCGGGCGGCCAGAAGGCGGGCGGCATCCAGAAGGTCGGCGGCAAGTCGCTCGCCGACGATCTCGGCAGTGCGCTGCTCGACGCGCTTCCCCATCCGATGGTGCTGGTCGACCACGACGGCATCATCCGCGTCGCCAACGATGCCGCGGAGGAATTCTTCCAGGCGAGCGAGCTCGTGCTGTCGCGACACACCATCGCCGATGTCATTCCGTTCGGCAGCCCGCTGGTCGCCCTCATCGAGCAGGTTCGGGATCGCGGTGCGCCCGTCACCGAATACAAGGTCGATATCGGCACACCGCGGATCGGTATCGACCGCGTCGTGGACATCTACGCCTCGCCGCTGCCGGAACGGCCGGGTGCGGTGGTGGTGATGCTCCAGGAACGCTCCATGGCCGACAAGATCGACCGTCAGCTCACCTCGCGCGGCGCGGCGCGGACGGTAACGGGGCTGGCGGCGATGCTCGCCCACGAGATCCGCAATCCGCTGTCCGGCATCCGTGGCGCGGCGCAGCTTCTGGAGCCGACGGTCAGCGAGGAAGACCGCGCGCTGACCCAGCTCATCACCGACGAGGCCGACCGCATCAAGAAGCTGGTCGACCGCATGGAGGTCTTCTCCGACGAGCGGCCGATCGAGCGCGAGCCGGTCAACATCCACGTCGTGCTGGACCACGTGAAGCGCATTGCGCTGTCCGGCTTCGCCCGCAACATCCGCATCGTGGCGGAGTTCGATCCCTCGCTGCCGCCGGTCCATGCCAACCGCGACCAGCTCATCCAGGTGTTCCTCAATCTCCTGAAGAATGCCGCGGAAGCGATCGGGCCGGACCCGGACGGCGAGATCGTGCTGTCGACGGCTTTCCGCCCCGGCGTGCGGCTTTCGGTGCCCGGCAGCCGCCAGAAGGTCAGCCTGCCGCTTGAATTCTGCGTGCGCGACAACGGCCCCGGCGTGCCGCCGGATCTGCTGCCGCACCTGTTCGATCCGTTCGTGACGACGAAGCCCAACGGTACCGGCCTCGGCCTCGCTCTCGTGGCCAAGATCGTCGGCGACCACGGCGGCGTCATCGAATGCGAATCCCAGCCTCGGCGCACTGTGTTCCGGGTGCTGATGCCTGCTTTCACCGCCACGGGCGGCAAGCCGGTCGCCGTGAACCACGGCGATACCGGCGGCTGA